A section of the Microbacterium sp. MM2322 genome encodes:
- the rfbB gene encoding dTDP-glucose 4,6-dehydratase has protein sequence MAHLLVTGGAGFIGSNFVHHVVAHTDHTVTVLDKLTYAGNESSLAGLPDGRVDLVVGDIADAELVDGLFEKADAVVHYAAESHNDNSLHDPRPFLDTNIIGTYTLLEAARRHDTRLHHISTDEVYGDLELDDPARFTEQTPYNPSSPYSSTKAGSDLLVRAWVRSFGVRATISNCSNNYGPYQHVEKFIPRQITNVLRGIRPKLYGKGENVRDWIHADDHSSAVLTILDKGEIGETYLIGADGEKDNKTVVELILQLMGHAPDAYDHVTDRAGHDLRYAIDSTKLRTELGWTPSYRDFEAGLAATIEWYRDNEAWWAPAKDGVEAFYASKGQ, from the coding sequence ATGGCACACCTCCTCGTGACCGGCGGAGCCGGTTTCATCGGATCGAACTTCGTCCATCATGTGGTCGCCCACACCGATCACACCGTGACCGTCCTCGACAAGCTCACCTACGCCGGCAACGAGTCGTCGCTGGCCGGGCTTCCCGACGGCCGCGTGGACCTGGTCGTCGGTGACATCGCCGATGCGGAACTGGTCGACGGGTTGTTCGAGAAGGCGGATGCCGTCGTCCACTACGCGGCCGAGTCGCACAACGACAACTCCCTGCACGACCCCCGGCCGTTCCTCGACACCAACATCATCGGCACATACACGCTGCTCGAAGCCGCCCGCCGCCACGACACCCGGCTGCACCACATCTCCACCGACGAGGTGTACGGCGACCTGGAGCTCGACGACCCCGCCCGGTTCACCGAACAGACGCCGTACAACCCGTCATCCCCCTATTCGTCGACGAAAGCCGGCAGCGACCTTCTCGTGCGTGCATGGGTCCGCTCGTTCGGGGTCCGCGCGACGATCAGCAACTGCTCGAACAACTACGGGCCGTACCAGCACGTCGAGAAGTTCATTCCGCGTCAGATCACGAATGTGCTGCGCGGCATCCGTCCCAAGCTGTACGGCAAGGGCGAGAACGTGCGCGACTGGATCCACGCCGACGACCACTCCTCCGCCGTGCTCACCATCCTCGACAAGGGCGAGATCGGGGAGACCTACCTCATCGGCGCCGACGGCGAGAAGGACAACAAGACCGTCGTCGAGCTCATCCTCCAACTCATGGGGCACGCCCCTGACGCCTACGATCACGTCACCGATCGCGCCGGACACGACCTGCGCTACGCGATCGACTCCACCAAGCTCCGCACCGAACTCGGCTGGACGCCGTCGTACCGCGATTTCGAGGCGGGTCTCGCCGCCACGATCGAGTGGTACCGCGACAACGAGGCGTGGTGGGCTCCCGCCAAAGACGGCGTCGAGGCGTTCTACGCCAGCAAGGGACAGTGA
- a CDS encoding bifunctional dTDP-4-dehydrorhamnose 3,5-epimerase family protein/NAD(P)-dependent oxidoreductase codes for MSVTEFAKALTPTETGIPGLVIWDLPVHGDSRGWFKENWQRAKMTAAGLDDFGPVQNNISFNDAVGTTRGIHAEPWDKWVSVATGRIFGAWVDLREGPTFGAVFTAELDPSRAIFVPRGVGNSYQTLEPDTAYTYLVNDHWSSDASYSFLNLADETAAIDWPIPLADVEISAKDLAHPRLADVVPIPPKKTLVVGANGQLGLALRAAFDGDPSVEFAGRAELDLTSDLSDARRWRDFGTIINAAAYTAVDAAETDRAGAWAGNVTAVSQLARIASDNGITLVHVSSDYVFDGTADAAYPEDEPVAPLGVYGQTKAAADAVVSAVPRHYIVRTSWVIGEGKNFVRTMASLAERGVAPSVVDDQIGRLTFTDEIARGIRHLLESEAEFGTYNLTGAGSPASWAEIAGEVYELSGHDRGQVTGVSTDTYFASATGPVAPRPRWSVLDLAKIEATGFAPRDWRESLRDLLG; via the coding sequence GTGAGCGTGACCGAGTTTGCCAAAGCGCTCACGCCGACCGAGACCGGCATCCCGGGCCTCGTCATCTGGGACCTGCCCGTGCACGGCGACAGCCGCGGCTGGTTCAAAGAGAACTGGCAGCGGGCCAAGATGACCGCCGCCGGGCTCGATGACTTCGGCCCGGTGCAGAACAACATTTCGTTCAACGACGCCGTCGGGACGACTCGCGGCATCCACGCCGAGCCGTGGGACAAGTGGGTCTCGGTCGCCACCGGCCGGATCTTCGGCGCGTGGGTGGACCTTCGCGAAGGCCCCACGTTCGGCGCCGTCTTCACCGCCGAGCTCGACCCGTCGCGCGCCATCTTCGTTCCGCGCGGGGTCGGCAACTCGTACCAGACCCTCGAGCCCGACACCGCCTACACGTACCTGGTAAACGACCACTGGTCGTCGGACGCGTCGTACTCGTTCCTCAACCTCGCCGACGAGACCGCCGCGATCGACTGGCCGATCCCGCTCGCCGACGTCGAGATCTCCGCGAAGGATCTCGCGCACCCGCGTCTGGCCGACGTCGTCCCGATCCCGCCGAAGAAGACGCTCGTCGTCGGCGCGAACGGGCAGCTCGGCCTCGCACTGCGCGCGGCGTTCGACGGTGATCCGAGCGTCGAGTTCGCCGGCCGGGCGGAGCTCGACCTCACGAGCGATCTGTCCGACGCGCGTCGGTGGCGCGACTTCGGCACGATCATCAATGCCGCGGCCTACACGGCTGTCGACGCCGCTGAGACGGACCGCGCCGGGGCATGGGCCGGCAACGTCACCGCTGTCTCGCAGCTCGCCCGCATCGCGTCCGACAACGGCATCACCCTCGTCCACGTGTCGAGCGACTACGTCTTCGACGGTACGGCGGATGCCGCCTACCCAGAGGACGAGCCGGTCGCGCCCCTGGGCGTCTACGGGCAGACCAAGGCCGCCGCGGACGCGGTCGTCTCCGCAGTCCCCCGCCACTACATCGTCCGCACCTCGTGGGTGATCGGCGAGGGGAAGAACTTCGTGCGGACGATGGCGTCGCTCGCCGAGCGGGGTGTCGCCCCTTCGGTGGTCGACGACCAGATCGGACGCCTCACCTTCACCGACGAGATCGCCCGCGGCATCCGTCATCTTCTCGAGAGCGAGGCCGAGTTCGGCACGTACAACCTGACCGGGGCGGGCTCCCCCGCCTCGTGGGCGGAGATCGCGGGCGAGGTGTACGAACTCTCCGGCCACGACCGCGGCCAGGTCACGGGCGTATCCACGGATACGTACTTCGCATCCGCGACGGGTCCCGTGGCGCCGCGTCCGCGCTGGTCGGTCCTCGACCTCGCGAAGATCGAAGCCACCGGCTTCGCCCCGCGCGACTGGCGCGAGTCGCTCCGCGATCTCCTCGGCTGA
- a CDS encoding ABC transporter ATP-binding protein, with protein MSTRNATEAQPRIVVENVSKWFNKRSARSLKDAFISVLKRQPLRSRQFQALNDISFQIAEGESVAIMGLNGSGKSTTLKLVSGVLEPDEGRVFTRGRVAGLIEVGAGFHPDLTGRENVFLNAAILGMTEKETKARYDEIVEFSGIGEFIEQEVKHYSSGMFMRLAFSVAIHVELDVLLVDEVLSVGDAPFRAKCDAKLRELAEKGVTMMIVSHSKSIVKSLCSRGVVIRKGNVVFDGPIDDALAVLERG; from the coding sequence ATGTCGACACGCAACGCCACTGAAGCCCAGCCCCGGATCGTCGTCGAGAACGTCTCGAAGTGGTTCAACAAGCGTTCCGCCCGATCGCTCAAGGACGCCTTCATCAGCGTCCTCAAGCGTCAGCCGCTGCGCTCCCGCCAGTTCCAGGCGCTCAACGACATCTCGTTCCAGATCGCAGAGGGTGAGTCCGTCGCGATCATGGGTCTGAACGGCTCGGGGAAGTCGACGACCCTCAAGCTCGTCTCCGGAGTGCTCGAGCCCGATGAGGGCCGCGTGTTCACGCGTGGACGTGTCGCCGGGCTCATCGAGGTCGGTGCCGGCTTTCACCCCGACCTCACCGGGCGTGAGAACGTCTTCCTCAATGCGGCGATCCTCGGGATGACCGAGAAGGAGACGAAGGCTCGCTACGACGAGATCGTCGAGTTCAGCGGCATCGGTGAGTTCATCGAGCAGGAGGTCAAGCACTACTCCTCCGGCATGTTCATGCGACTCGCCTTCAGCGTCGCGATCCACGTCGAGCTCGACGTGCTCCTGGTCGACGAAGTCCTCTCCGTCGGCGACGCGCCCTTCCGCGCGAAGTGCGACGCGAAGCTCCGGGAGCTGGCCGAGAAGGGCGTGACGATGATGATCGTCAGCCACAGCAAGAGCATCGTGAAGAGCCTGTGCTCCCGCGGCGTCGTCATCCGCAAGGGCAATGTCGTCTTCGACGGTCCGATCGACGACGCCCTCGCGGTGCTCGAGCGCGGCTGA
- a CDS encoding ABC transporter permease — MTQIDYSAFDTPGRGRGILDVFEYRYLLRLLIGKSTALRYRNSVLGWFWSYVRPTVQFLVYYIVIGQILGLHKNVPAFPLYLFSGLVLVNLFNETLGAATQSIVANRALVRKIYLPRELFPLAAIIGALTHFLPQLAVLIIVSLLFGWLPSFAAAGMVLLGMVLVLLFVTGLGLFFAAINVRFRDASNTVDIIRTIATWSVPVLYTWAMVYERTQHIPWLFNLWMSNPLAVAVEIFHHAFWGELPVVNAASPAPANLGWPPEFGWHIASAFVVILISLVVGQLVFRRAERTFAQDL, encoded by the coding sequence GTGACACAGATCGACTACAGCGCCTTCGACACGCCCGGACGTGGTCGCGGCATCCTCGACGTCTTCGAGTACCGCTACCTCCTGCGGCTGCTGATCGGCAAGAGCACAGCGCTGCGCTACCGCAACTCTGTCCTCGGCTGGTTCTGGTCGTATGTGCGTCCGACGGTGCAGTTCCTCGTCTACTACATCGTCATCGGGCAGATCCTCGGGCTGCACAAGAACGTTCCGGCCTTCCCGCTCTATCTGTTCAGCGGGCTGGTGCTCGTCAACCTCTTCAATGAGACGCTCGGTGCCGCGACGCAGTCGATCGTGGCGAATCGCGCGCTGGTGCGGAAGATCTATCTTCCGCGGGAGCTGTTCCCCCTCGCTGCGATCATCGGTGCGCTGACGCACTTCCTCCCGCAGCTGGCGGTCCTGATCATCGTGAGTCTGCTCTTCGGGTGGCTGCCGAGCTTTGCGGCGGCGGGGATGGTCCTGCTCGGGATGGTGCTGGTCCTCCTCTTCGTCACGGGGCTCGGCCTGTTCTTCGCGGCGATCAACGTGCGCTTCCGCGATGCCAGCAACACGGTGGACATCATCCGGACGATCGCGACCTGGTCCGTCCCGGTCCTCTATACGTGGGCGATGGTCTACGAGCGGACGCAGCACATTCCGTGGCTGTTCAACCTCTGGATGTCGAACCCGCTGGCCGTCGCGGTGGAGATCTTCCACCACGCCTTCTGGGGAGAGCTGCCGGTGGTCAACGCGGCCTCCCCGGCCCCGGCCAACCTGGGGTGGCCGCCGGAGTTCGGTTGGCACATCGCCTCAGCTTTCGTGGTCATCCTCATCAGCTTGGTCGTCGGCCAGCTCGTGTTCCGTCGTGCCGAGCGCACATTCGCCCAGGATCTGTGA
- a CDS encoding SH3 domain-containing protein: protein MRLTSAVPRHILRRMAMLLATVLTLSVLMAVVPTSVARAAEPPLPKSITDGGNIISDAEFFNGAAMTAAQAQKFLEARVPSCKATTGPTCLRNFTADLPAKAKDNYCNAIAAKKKIRASEIIVTVGKACGISPKVILVMLQKEQGLITATKPTEWAYRASMGMNCPDTAPCSAASAGFVNQVYLGARQQQVYKKNPQNYGYRAGQVTTVKWHPNSACGTSKVLIKNQATANLYIYTPYRPNIAALAAGYAQGDSCSSYGNRNFYNYYVQWFAPQVSQNPGGAAALVKACTVPAAADIVPSSAAATVTTATTARTAPAVKCGTGATSLARSAKVTVTGTYGSWARVTSGSKSLWVAKSALSMPAPAGGACAVPADSSITKATGTITVISDSLNARKAPSTQCSTGARSITRGQTYQRTGVYGVWWRIQVAGSTYWSHSDYMTVKDVAPAVTTKYLTEPDNMASSATSTVIQATLRKGTAVKASSVSGERTKVSVDGMTGWVYSSKLSAKKPGAVSGQNRQSIASTPLRATASASGKVLTTLKAGTKVTVYDAYGKWRAVTAGSTKGWMRDSELGAVAVPPVAKTMYLGTTTNMMPSVSSAVIQATLRKGTTVKVLSVSKDRTQVSVDGKTGWVFSSKLSAKNPGAVSGQNRQSIASTPLRATASASGKVLSTLKAGTKVTVHDTFGKWRAVTAGSTKGWMRDSELRAVTPVVKTMYLGTTTNMTPSVSSAVIQATLRKGTTVKALSVSKDRTQISVDGKTGWVFSSKLSAKNPGAVSGQNRQSIASTPLRATASASGKVLSTLKAGTKVTVYDTFGKWRAVTAGSTKGWMRDSELKAVAAAPVTGTKVTTAALNFRATPSTSGKKISLIPKGTKVTVTGSSGSWRKITYKGKTGWVSGEFLR, encoded by the coding sequence ATGCGCCTCACATCTGCCGTGCCCCGACACATCCTTCGGCGCATGGCGATGCTGCTCGCAACCGTGCTCACGCTCAGTGTGTTGATGGCCGTCGTGCCGACCTCGGTCGCCCGCGCGGCTGAGCCGCCTCTCCCGAAGTCGATCACCGACGGCGGGAACATCATCAGTGATGCAGAGTTCTTCAACGGCGCAGCGATGACGGCCGCTCAGGCGCAGAAATTCCTCGAGGCGCGCGTTCCCTCGTGCAAGGCGACAACGGGGCCGACGTGTCTCCGGAACTTCACCGCCGACCTCCCGGCGAAGGCCAAGGACAACTACTGCAACGCGATCGCTGCGAAGAAGAAGATCCGGGCGTCGGAGATCATCGTCACCGTCGGCAAGGCCTGCGGGATCAGCCCGAAGGTGATCCTGGTCATGCTCCAGAAGGAGCAGGGCCTGATCACCGCGACCAAGCCCACCGAGTGGGCGTACCGCGCCTCGATGGGCATGAACTGTCCCGACACTGCCCCCTGCAGCGCCGCATCCGCGGGTTTCGTGAATCAGGTCTACCTCGGCGCACGCCAGCAGCAGGTCTACAAGAAGAACCCCCAGAACTACGGGTACCGGGCCGGTCAGGTGACCACGGTCAAGTGGCACCCGAACAGCGCCTGCGGCACCTCCAAGGTCCTCATCAAGAACCAGGCGACGGCGAACCTGTACATCTACACCCCGTACCGCCCGAACATCGCTGCGCTCGCCGCCGGCTACGCGCAGGGCGACTCGTGCTCGAGCTACGGCAACCGCAACTTCTACAACTACTACGTGCAGTGGTTCGCGCCGCAGGTCTCGCAGAACCCGGGTGGCGCGGCCGCGTTGGTCAAGGCGTGCACGGTCCCCGCAGCCGCCGACATCGTGCCCTCGTCCGCCGCGGCGACGGTGACGACCGCGACCACGGCCCGCACGGCGCCTGCCGTAAAGTGCGGCACCGGCGCCACTTCGCTGGCCAGGTCGGCGAAGGTCACGGTCACGGGCACGTACGGGTCGTGGGCCCGAGTCACGAGTGGCTCGAAGTCGCTCTGGGTGGCGAAGTCCGCACTGTCCATGCCGGCTCCCGCCGGCGGCGCGTGCGCGGTTCCCGCCGATTCCAGCATCACCAAGGCGACCGGGACGATCACGGTCATCTCGGACAGCCTCAATGCGCGCAAGGCGCCTTCGACGCAGTGCTCCACCGGAGCGCGGTCGATCACCCGCGGGCAGACCTACCAGCGAACCGGTGTCTACGGTGTCTGGTGGCGCATCCAGGTGGCCGGATCGACGTACTGGTCCCACAGCGACTACATGACCGTGAAGGATGTCGCCCCGGCCGTCACGACGAAGTACCTCACGGAGCCGGACAACATGGCGTCGTCTGCGACGTCGACGGTGATCCAGGCGACATTGCGCAAGGGCACTGCGGTGAAGGCGTCGTCGGTGTCGGGGGAACGGACCAAGGTTTCGGTCGACGGCATGACGGGGTGGGTGTACTCGTCGAAGCTGTCGGCGAAGAAGCCCGGTGCGGTCTCGGGTCAGAACCGGCAGAGCATCGCGTCGACGCCGCTGCGGGCGACCGCATCCGCTTCGGGCAAGGTGCTGACCACGCTGAAGGCGGGTACGAAGGTCACCGTCTACGACGCGTACGGAAAGTGGCGCGCAGTCACGGCCGGGTCGACCAAGGGCTGGATGCGGGACTCCGAGCTCGGCGCAGTGGCCGTTCCCCCGGTCGCCAAGACGATGTACCTGGGGACGACGACGAACATGATGCCGTCTGTGTCGTCCGCCGTCATTCAGGCGACGTTGCGCAAGGGGACGACGGTCAAAGTGCTGTCGGTGTCGAAGGATCGCACTCAGGTGTCGGTCGACGGGAAGACGGGTTGGGTGTTCTCGTCGAAGCTGTCGGCGAAGAACCCCGGTGCGGTCTCGGGTCAGAACCGGCAGAGCATCGCGTCGACGCCGCTGCGGGCGACCGCATCCGCTTCGGGCAAGGTTCTCTCGACGCTGAAGGCCGGCACGAAGGTCACGGTGCACGACACGTTCGGAAAGTGGCGTGCAGTGACGGCCGGGTCGACCAAGGGCTGGATGCGGGACTCCGAACTCCGCGCGGTGACCCCGGTCGTCAAGACGATGTACCTGGGGACGACGACCAACATGACGCCGTCGGTGTCGTCCGCGGTCATTCAGGCGACGTTGCGCAAGGGGACGACGGTCAAGGCGCTGTCGGTGTCGAAGGATCGCACGCAGATCTCGGTCGACGGGAAGACGGGTTGGGTGTTCTCGTCGAAGCTGTCGGCGAAGAACCCCGGTGCGGTCTCGGGCCAGAACCGGCAGAGCATCGCCTCGACGCCGCTGCGGGCGACCGCATCCGCTTCGGGCAAGGTTCTCTCGACGCTGAAGGCCGGCACGAAAGTCACGGTCTACGACACGTTCGGAAAGTGGCGCGCCGTGACGGCCGGGTCGACCAAGGGCTGGATGCGGGACTCCGAGCTGAAGGCGGTCGCCGCCGCACCCGTGACGGGCACGAAAGTCACGACCGCGGCCCTCAACTTCCGCGCCACCCCGTCAACCTCGGGAAAGAAGATCAGCCTCATCCCGAAGGGGACCAAGGTCACCGTGACGGGATCCTCGGGATCGTGGCGGAAGATCACCTACAAAGGAAAGACCGGTTGGGTGAGCGGCGAGTTCCTCCGCTGA
- a CDS encoding glycosyltransferase produces the protein MTTTLRVVFDPSAPGTGPDLAVASRELAAGLVATAPNGCEVRAIVPSDAGADTLLEQGVAAADRLPVGSAAASALWRRGLRAGAGDGLIHSPTLAAPLVRHDRVHDHDQTVVTLWDIRPWENPDEVPRADAAWARAMLRRAVRHADALVVPTHELARRVAELEPLGDRLRVIAGAPSGDLRVPSDEVGRRRELDVPDGYVLLSGSTAASARLRTGFEAVVKSGRDTAVVVIDAPEGEEPAVAELAAAAGLPERRLHVRGHLDAPDRAAVMAGAVAYVAPADGSAFPWRTLDAVRLGVPIVAAESATHRELLLDGAAFAAGDSGSLGDELAATLSSTSTVERLAVLATDRGRAFSWAGAAERVWQLHAEL, from the coding sequence ATGACGACGACGCTGCGTGTCGTGTTCGACCCGTCCGCGCCGGGGACCGGGCCGGACCTCGCCGTGGCGTCCCGCGAACTCGCCGCCGGATTGGTGGCCACCGCCCCCAACGGATGCGAAGTCCGTGCCATCGTGCCGAGCGATGCCGGCGCGGACACCTTGCTCGAGCAGGGGGTCGCGGCCGCCGATCGCCTGCCCGTCGGGTCCGCCGCGGCATCCGCCCTGTGGCGCCGTGGCCTTCGCGCGGGTGCGGGTGATGGCCTGATCCACTCCCCGACACTGGCTGCGCCGCTCGTCCGGCACGACCGCGTGCACGATCACGATCAGACCGTCGTGACCCTGTGGGACATCCGGCCGTGGGAGAACCCCGACGAGGTTCCGCGGGCGGATGCCGCATGGGCCCGCGCCATGCTCCGCCGCGCCGTGCGTCACGCAGACGCGCTCGTCGTCCCCACGCATGAACTGGCGCGACGTGTCGCCGAGCTCGAGCCGCTCGGCGATCGCCTCCGAGTCATTGCGGGAGCGCCCTCGGGGGACCTCCGCGTGCCGAGCGACGAGGTGGGACGACGGCGCGAGCTGGACGTCCCCGACGGGTATGTCCTCCTCTCAGGTTCGACCGCCGCGTCGGCGCGACTCCGGACGGGGTTCGAAGCCGTCGTGAAGTCGGGGCGGGACACTGCCGTCGTCGTCATCGACGCTCCCGAAGGTGAGGAGCCTGCGGTGGCCGAGCTGGCCGCCGCGGCAGGTCTCCCCGAGCGACGCCTGCACGTTCGGGGTCATCTCGACGCGCCCGATCGCGCCGCCGTGATGGCCGGCGCTGTCGCATACGTGGCGCCGGCGGATGGGAGCGCGTTCCCCTGGCGGACGCTCGACGCTGTGCGCCTGGGTGTCCCTATCGTCGCCGCAGAGAGTGCCACCCATCGCGAGCTCCTCCTCGACGGTGCCGCTTTCGCAGCGGGCGATTCGGGCTCGCTGGGCGATGAACTCGCGGCGACGCTGTCGTCCACCTCGACGGTGGAACGGCTCGCCGTACTGGCCACGGACCGCGGCCGTGCGTTCAGCTGGGCAGGTGCCGCCGAACGCGTATGGCAGCTCCACGCGGAACTGTGA